Proteins found in one Serinicoccus marinus DSM 15273 genomic segment:
- the msrB gene encoding peptide-methionine (R)-S-oxide reductase MsrB, with protein sequence MSHHSTPATDSAKPEGKAYDTAKSEQEWREQLSSAEYAVLREAGTERPFVGEYTNTTTEGVYACRACGTELFRSETKFESHCGWPSFYSPLAEDRVEYLQDDSLGATRTEVRCASCGSHLGHVFEGEGYDTPTDQRFCINSIAMTLEPKAG encoded by the coding sequence ATGAGCCACCACAGCACCCCCGCGACCGACTCCGCCAAGCCCGAGGGCAAGGCCTACGACACCGCCAAGAGCGAGCAGGAGTGGCGCGAGCAGCTCTCCTCCGCGGAGTACGCCGTGCTGCGTGAGGCTGGCACCGAGCGCCCCTTCGTCGGGGAGTACACCAACACCACCACCGAGGGCGTCTACGCCTGCCGCGCCTGCGGCACCGAGCTGTTCCGCAGCGAGACGAAGTTCGAGAGCCACTGCGGCTGGCCGAGCTTCTACTCCCCGCTCGCCGAAGACCGGGTGGAGTACCTCCAGGACGACTCGCTCGGCGCGACGCGCACCGAGGTCCGCTGCGCCTCCTGCGGCTCCCACCTCGGCCACGTCTTCGAGGGCGAGGGCTACGACACCCCCACCGACCAGCGCTTCTGCATCAACAGCATCGCGATGACACTGGAGCCCAAGGCCGGCTGA
- the ligD gene encoding non-homologous end-joining DNA ligase, translating into MVWPATEAGAAITKADLAAYLEAVSKPMLRALADRPVTLQRVRGGIEGEEFYSKNPPKGVPEWSRTTTCTYPSGRSHPQLVIDDLATLWWTAQMGTVTWHPWPVRSGDNDHPDELRIDLDPQPGRGFADVVEAARGLREVMTEAGLTPFVKTTGNRGVHVFAAIEPRLEFLEVRHAVIGLARELERRMPELVTTAWWKEERGERIFVDFNQATRDRTLAAAWSTRILPGAPVSVPLTWEQLGDVDPAGLTLHTVPDFLAEHGDAWAGLHREAGSVDGAYALWEADLQRGLGELNFPPDHPKMPGEPPRVQPSKKVAEHWDADGNRVEGT; encoded by the coding sequence GTGGTCTGGCCGGCCACGGAGGCGGGTGCGGCGATCACGAAGGCCGACCTCGCGGCATACCTCGAGGCGGTGTCGAAGCCGATGCTGCGTGCGCTCGCGGACCGGCCGGTGACCCTCCAGCGGGTCCGCGGTGGCATCGAGGGGGAGGAGTTCTACTCCAAGAACCCGCCCAAGGGGGTCCCCGAGTGGTCGCGGACCACGACGTGCACCTATCCCTCCGGCCGCAGCCACCCGCAGCTGGTGATCGACGATCTCGCCACGCTGTGGTGGACCGCGCAGATGGGCACGGTGACCTGGCACCCGTGGCCGGTGCGCAGCGGCGACAACGACCATCCCGACGAGCTCCGCATCGATCTGGACCCGCAGCCCGGCCGCGGCTTCGCCGACGTCGTCGAGGCGGCCCGGGGGCTGCGTGAGGTGATGACCGAGGCGGGGCTCACGCCTTTCGTGAAGACCACGGGCAACCGGGGGGTCCACGTCTTCGCCGCGATCGAGCCGCGGCTGGAGTTCCTGGAGGTGCGGCACGCCGTCATCGGCCTCGCCCGCGAGCTGGAGCGACGGATGCCCGAGCTGGTCACGACGGCATGGTGGAAGGAGGAGCGCGGTGAGCGCATCTTCGTCGACTTCAACCAGGCGACGCGCGACCGCACCCTGGCCGCTGCCTGGAGCACCCGGATCCTCCCGGGCGCGCCGGTGTCGGTGCCCCTGACCTGGGAGCAGCTGGGGGATGTCGACCCGGCCGGGCTCACGCTGCACACGGTGCCGGACTTCCTCGCCGAGCACGGCGACGCCTGGGCGGGCCTGCATCGGGAGGCGGGCTCGGTCGACGGTGCCTACGCGCTGTGGGAGGCCGACCTGCAGCGTGGCCTGGGTGAGCTCAACTTCCCGCCCGACCACCCCAAGATGCCGGGTGAGCCGCCGCGCGTGCAGCCGTCCAAGAAGGTCGCGGAGCACTGGGACGCCGACGGCAACCGGGTGGAGGGCACCTGA
- the manA gene encoding mannose-6-phosphate isomerase, class I, whose product MSPAGLVPLAGEVRDYAWGRVGGIRAALGQPPGTGPEAELWLGAHAGAPSRALEATAAWTDLAVWEQRTGGSLPYLMKLLAAASPLSLQAHPSAEQARAGYAREEAAGVPLGAPERSYQDPHAKPEIIVAVEDGFDALCGFRPVEEVLALLDTLAGLLDDPAVGVWRDRVASAPGQGEVAGHTGSGVRAAVAWLLSGDPEVGRLVRALGGEDLDGLPERDADLVRLLTAHHPGDPGIAVALMLNRVRLAAGEALWLPAGNVHAYLSGLGVEVMGPSDNVLRGGLTGKHVDVPELLRVLDFTPGPPPRLAPVEVAPGVRAYRPSTQASGADVPWQLLRVTGSADVATGSPSIALVLAGEFTLGAGEATLTLRRGDACFVDQAGPVRIEGAETSTSRPRRPERSHARRARRVARLRS is encoded by the coding sequence GTGAGCCCGGCGGGGCTGGTGCCGCTCGCCGGCGAGGTCCGGGACTACGCCTGGGGCCGGGTCGGCGGCATCCGGGCCGCGCTTGGCCAGCCGCCGGGCACCGGCCCGGAGGCCGAGCTGTGGCTGGGGGCGCACGCGGGTGCACCCTCCCGGGCGCTCGAGGCCACGGCGGCCTGGACCGACCTCGCGGTCTGGGAGCAGCGCACCGGCGGGTCTCTCCCCTACCTCATGAAGCTGTTGGCCGCGGCCTCACCGCTGTCGCTGCAGGCGCACCCCAGCGCGGAGCAGGCGCGGGCCGGGTATGCCCGGGAGGAGGCGGCCGGGGTGCCGCTCGGTGCACCGGAGCGCAGCTACCAGGACCCGCACGCCAAGCCGGAGATCATCGTGGCCGTCGAGGACGGCTTCGACGCGTTGTGCGGCTTCCGGCCGGTCGAGGAGGTCCTCGCGCTGCTGGACACCCTGGCGGGGTTGCTCGACGACCCTGCCGTCGGGGTGTGGCGAGATCGGGTCGCGAGTGCCCCGGGGCAGGGGGAGGTCGCCGGTCACACGGGCTCGGGGGTGCGTGCCGCGGTGGCGTGGCTGCTCTCCGGCGACCCGGAGGTCGGGAGGCTGGTGCGTGCGCTCGGTGGGGAGGATCTCGACGGCCTGCCGGAGCGCGATGCCGACCTTGTCCGGCTGCTCACCGCGCATCATCCCGGCGATCCGGGGATCGCCGTGGCTCTGATGCTCAACCGGGTGCGACTCGCCGCCGGTGAGGCGCTGTGGCTGCCGGCGGGCAACGTGCACGCCTACCTGTCCGGCCTCGGGGTCGAGGTCATGGGCCCCAGCGACAACGTGCTGCGCGGCGGCCTGACCGGCAAGCACGTGGACGTTCCCGAGCTGCTGCGCGTGCTGGACTTCACACCGGGCCCGCCACCGCGCCTGGCGCCGGTCGAGGTCGCCCCGGGGGTGCGGGCATACCGTCCGAGCACCCAGGCCAGCGGGGCGGACGTGCCCTGGCAGCTGCTGCGCGTGACCGGGTCGGCAGACGTGGCCACGGGCAGCCCGTCGATCGCCCTGGTGCTGGCGGGCGAGTTCACGCTGGGCGCGGGCGAGGCGACCCTGACGCTGCGCCGCGGTGACGCGTGCTTCGTCGACCAGGCGGGGCCGGTGCGGATCGAGGGCGCGGAGACCTCTACCTCGCGACCACGACGACCTGAGCGCAGTCACGCGCGCCGGGCGCGCCGAGTGGCCCGGTTGCGCTCATGA
- a CDS encoding PEP/pyruvate-binding domain-containing protein, producing the protein MPADGFVRWLEQVDASMLADVGGKAAGLGQLVRAGMPVPDGFVLTTEAYAAAGSGGELPEEVRDQVAQAYLELGVRAGAGEDLPVAVRSSATAEDLPEASFAGQQDTFLHVAGTDPVLLAVRDCWAGLRSERAVAYRARQGLREEDVAMAVVVQRLVPADVAGVLFTADPATGERGRTVINAAWGLGEAVVGGLVTPDTVVVSTADPVAPEVVEEHVAAKEVRTVPTPTGTREEPTPAELVDAPALDRATALELTGLGGRIAEHTGTPMDIEWAVSEGTVAVLQARPITSLPPAPLKDVRWEPPVPGTVWMRRQVVEHMPGPLSPLFEELYLRRGLQQAMRELGQEMASATGATFDVDEMVPQGFGRSINGFGYTTASFRMGWATLRGIAGVYARLPRIFGSPAFDWHGAVLPRYQQVRARWTHVDLATATGEDLLDGLAELALEDARYWFGSALNLGMSRLLDPTFGLALRLPPLRSALPEPGLGSSSFLRGFASPALDAQADVEGLADQIRASAGLRDLVLGTEPAQLLPALAQHPAGGAVLAGLRRHLATYGHQIYSLDFAEPPMGEDPTLVAATLRALVESEPAEGARARQRRMAAEREELLAHTRRRLGPLARAAFDLLWRWTAHYAPYREHVMFHLGSGWPAARRLAAELGRRLVEVGALYDAGDVYFLTDAEIRSALGLRGGIAGEQTGSRDTGAVTGPEGAIGEPAHLAGLAQERRDLRAARSRLTPPPIVPERGALKVGPFELTAFHPTPGGSSGADASTLTGFAVSSGRVTAPACVIGSTADFHLMRPGSILVARTTTPAWTPLFGQAAGLVTDVGGALAHGSIVAREYGIPAVMGTGSATERITTGTMLTVDGDAGTVRIHEEETGVDP; encoded by the coding sequence ATGCCTGCCGACGGGTTCGTCCGGTGGCTGGAGCAGGTGGACGCCTCGATGCTCGCGGACGTGGGCGGCAAGGCGGCCGGGCTCGGCCAGCTGGTGCGCGCCGGGATGCCGGTGCCGGACGGGTTCGTGCTGACGACGGAGGCGTACGCCGCGGCCGGCTCTGGTGGCGAACTGCCCGAGGAGGTGCGTGACCAGGTGGCGCAGGCATACCTCGAGCTGGGCGTGCGGGCCGGCGCCGGGGAGGATCTGCCGGTGGCCGTGCGCTCCTCGGCCACCGCAGAGGACCTGCCGGAGGCGAGCTTCGCCGGCCAGCAGGACACCTTCCTGCACGTCGCCGGGACCGACCCGGTGCTGCTCGCCGTGCGCGACTGCTGGGCCGGGCTGCGGTCCGAGCGCGCGGTCGCCTACCGCGCCAGGCAGGGCCTGCGCGAGGAGGACGTCGCGATGGCGGTCGTCGTGCAGCGGCTGGTGCCGGCGGACGTGGCCGGGGTGCTCTTCACCGCCGACCCGGCGACCGGCGAGCGCGGGCGGACCGTCATCAACGCCGCGTGGGGTCTCGGGGAGGCCGTGGTGGGTGGTCTGGTCACGCCAGACACCGTCGTGGTGAGCACCGCCGACCCGGTCGCGCCCGAGGTCGTCGAGGAGCACGTCGCGGCCAAGGAGGTGCGCACCGTGCCGACGCCGACCGGCACCCGGGAGGAGCCCACCCCGGCCGAGCTCGTCGACGCCCCCGCCCTCGACCGTGCGACGGCGCTGGAGCTGACGGGGCTGGGTGGCCGCATCGCCGAGCACACCGGGACGCCGATGGACATCGAGTGGGCGGTGAGCGAGGGCACCGTGGCGGTGCTGCAGGCACGGCCGATCACCTCCCTGCCGCCGGCACCGCTGAAGGACGTGCGGTGGGAGCCGCCCGTGCCGGGCACGGTGTGGATGCGTCGGCAGGTCGTGGAGCACATGCCCGGCCCGCTGTCGCCGCTCTTCGAGGAGCTCTACCTCCGCCGCGGGCTGCAGCAGGCGATGCGCGAGCTCGGCCAGGAGATGGCCTCGGCGACCGGCGCCACCTTCGACGTCGACGAGATGGTGCCGCAGGGGTTCGGGCGCTCCATCAACGGCTTCGGCTACACCACTGCCAGCTTCCGGATGGGGTGGGCGACGCTGCGCGGCATCGCCGGGGTGTATGCCCGCCTCCCCCGCATCTTCGGGAGCCCGGCCTTCGACTGGCACGGGGCCGTGCTCCCCCGCTACCAGCAGGTGCGGGCTCGGTGGACCCACGTCGACCTCGCGACGGCGACGGGCGAGGACCTCCTCGACGGGCTCGCCGAGCTGGCGCTGGAGGACGCGCGCTACTGGTTCGGCTCGGCGCTGAACCTCGGGATGTCGCGGCTGCTCGACCCGACCTTCGGGCTGGCCCTGCGGCTGCCGCCGCTGCGGTCGGCGCTGCCGGAGCCCGGCCTGGGCAGCTCGTCCTTCCTGCGCGGCTTCGCCTCCCCCGCCCTCGACGCGCAGGCCGATGTGGAGGGGCTGGCGGACCAGATACGGGCGTCGGCGGGTCTGCGCGACCTCGTGCTCGGCACCGAGCCCGCGCAGCTCCTGCCCGCGCTGGCGCAGCATCCGGCTGGGGGTGCGGTCCTGGCCGGGCTGCGCCGGCACCTGGCGACCTACGGCCACCAGATCTACTCCCTCGACTTCGCCGAGCCGCCGATGGGCGAGGACCCGACGCTGGTGGCCGCGACATTGCGGGCACTGGTCGAGTCCGAGCCGGCCGAGGGCGCGCGCGCCCGCCAGCGGAGGATGGCTGCCGAGCGCGAGGAGCTGCTGGCGCACACCCGCCGACGGCTCGGACCGCTCGCGCGCGCCGCCTTCGACCTGCTCTGGCGGTGGACCGCCCACTACGCGCCCTACCGCGAGCACGTGATGTTCCACCTCGGGTCGGGCTGGCCGGCGGCCCGGCGCCTGGCCGCCGAGCTGGGTCGACGGCTGGTGGAGGTCGGGGCGCTCTATGACGCGGGCGACGTCTACTTCCTCACCGACGCCGAGATCCGGTCGGCACTGGGGCTGAGGGGCGGGATCGCGGGCGAGCAGACCGGGTCGAGGGACACCGGTGCCGTGACTGGTCCTGAGGGAGCCATCGGCGAGCCCGCCCATCTGGCCGGTCTCGCCCAGGAGCGTCGGGACCTTCGCGCCGCGCGCTCCCGGCTCACGCCACCGCCGATCGTGCCCGAGCGCGGCGCCCTCAAGGTCGGGCCGTTCGAGCTCACGGCCTTCCACCCCACCCCGGGCGGAAGTTCCGGTGCCGACGCGAGCACGCTCACCGGTTTTGCGGTGAGCTCGGGACGGGTCACCGCCCCCGCCTGCGTCATCGGCTCGACCGCGGACTTCCACCTCATGCGGCCCGGGAGCATCCTCGTCGCCCGGACGACCACCCCGGCCTGGACACCGCTCTTCGGGCAGGCGGCCGGGCTGGTGACCGATGTCGGCGGTGCCCTCGCGCACGGGTCGATCGTGGCGCGGGAGTACGGCATACCTGCCGTGATGGGCACCGGCTCCGCGACCGAGCGCATCACCACGGGGACGATGCTCACCGTGGACGGCGACGCGGGCACGGTGAGGATCCACGAGGAGGAGACGGGGGTTGACCCGTGA
- a CDS encoding ATP-dependent DNA ligase produces MDLPVMPPVKPMLAKPAASLPPGWLYDPKWDGFRSIVFRDGDEVELGSRNEKPMTRYFPELVEAARAELPPRCVVDGEIVVSSPDGSRLDFDALGQRIHPADSRVRMLSEATPAAFVAFDLLALGDDDLTGMPFRERRARLESVLPSTSSGSIHLSPLTDDLELAMRWFTDFEGAGLDGMIGKDPEAVYEPNKRILIKLKHTRTADCVVAGYRTHKSGDDVIGSLLLGLFTDEGRLAHVGVSSSFTMARRRELFTELQPLVTDFEGHPWDWASQLQADTPRKSEGSRWAAGKDLSFTPLRPERVVEVKYDYLEGGRFRHTAHFQRWREDREPASCTFEQLDQPVDYPLADVLGAPVTGR; encoded by the coding sequence GTGGACCTGCCCGTCATGCCCCCGGTCAAGCCGATGCTCGCCAAGCCGGCCGCGAGCCTGCCCCCCGGCTGGCTCTACGACCCGAAGTGGGACGGCTTCCGCTCCATCGTCTTCCGCGACGGCGACGAGGTCGAGCTGGGCTCGCGCAACGAGAAGCCGATGACCCGCTACTTCCCGGAGCTCGTCGAGGCGGCGCGTGCCGAGCTGCCGCCGCGCTGCGTCGTCGACGGCGAGATCGTGGTCTCCTCCCCGGACGGGTCGCGGCTCGACTTCGACGCCCTCGGCCAACGGATCCACCCCGCGGACTCCCGGGTCCGGATGCTCAGCGAGGCGACCCCCGCGGCCTTCGTCGCCTTCGACCTGCTGGCCCTGGGCGACGACGACCTCACCGGTATGCCGTTCCGCGAGCGCCGCGCCCGGCTGGAGTCGGTCCTGCCCAGCACCTCCAGCGGCTCGATCCACCTCTCGCCGCTCACCGACGACCTGGAGCTGGCGATGCGGTGGTTCACCGACTTCGAGGGTGCGGGGCTCGACGGCATGATCGGCAAGGACCCCGAGGCGGTCTACGAGCCCAACAAGCGCATCCTCATCAAGCTCAAGCACACCCGCACCGCCGACTGCGTCGTGGCCGGCTACCGCACCCACAAGTCGGGCGACGACGTCATCGGCTCGCTGCTGCTGGGCCTGTTCACCGACGAGGGACGACTGGCCCACGTCGGGGTGTCCTCCTCCTTCACCATGGCGCGACGGCGCGAGCTCTTCACCGAGCTTCAGCCGCTGGTGACCGACTTCGAGGGCCACCCGTGGGACTGGGCGTCCCAGCTGCAGGCCGACACCCCGCGCAAGAGCGAGGGATCGCGCTGGGCGGCCGGCAAGGACCTGTCGTTCACGCCGCTGCGACCCGAGCGGGTCGTCGAGGTGAAGTACGACTACCTCGAGGGTGGCCGCTTCCGGCACACCGCCCACTTCCAGCGCTGGCGGGAGGACCGCGAGCCGGCCAGCTGCACCTTCGAGCAGCTCGACCAGCCGGTGGACTACCCCCTCGCCGACGTGCTCGGGGCCCCGGTGACGGGTCGCTGA
- a CDS encoding alpha/beta hydrolase gives MTSTAGRAAAVGSAVAGGAAVGGAVSMGTATYFAHRVITPDHEKKDDVTVVSVDTEAGTVTLRADPQTTSVGRYGLWLDRGAGHARLGEVVEPAHTEPEEQARGHRRQTVVTRQLLGVDVGDLVPGPARWNKYFYCGDPSGSLGLEHEDVVVTSDIGDLPAWRVPGDPSAPGHGEDWAILVHGRSAQRGETLRAVPVLHRLGYTCLIPMYRNDIGAPPSSDGRYSLGLSEWRDIDAAMRYALAHGARRLVLLGWSMGGAIVLQALNRSDVAHRVQRVVLNGPVIDWGSVLAHQADLHFIPRPIEQLARSLLRSKASRHLLRVAEPVDVAATNWVDRADEVSHRMFIIHSMTDETVPYGPSQDLARRRPGLVQTFVWPQARHCQEWNTNPSLWEDLVASFVR, from the coding sequence ATGACGAGCACGGCGGGGCGGGCGGCGGCGGTCGGGTCGGCCGTGGCCGGGGGAGCGGCGGTGGGCGGAGCCGTGTCGATGGGCACGGCGACCTACTTCGCGCACCGGGTCATCACCCCGGACCACGAGAAGAAGGACGACGTCACCGTCGTGTCCGTGGACACCGAGGCGGGCACCGTGACCCTGCGCGCCGACCCGCAGACCACGTCCGTCGGGCGCTACGGCCTGTGGCTGGACCGGGGCGCCGGGCACGCCCGGCTCGGCGAGGTGGTCGAGCCGGCGCACACCGAGCCGGAGGAGCAGGCACGCGGTCATCGGCGGCAGACCGTCGTGACCCGGCAGCTGCTCGGCGTCGACGTCGGCGACCTCGTGCCCGGCCCGGCCCGGTGGAACAAGTACTTCTACTGCGGCGACCCGTCCGGCTCGCTCGGCCTGGAGCACGAGGACGTCGTGGTCACCTCGGACATCGGGGACCTGCCCGCGTGGCGGGTCCCTGGCGACCCGTCGGCCCCGGGACACGGCGAGGACTGGGCGATCCTCGTGCACGGCCGCAGCGCGCAGCGCGGCGAGACGCTGCGCGCCGTCCCGGTGCTGCACCGCCTGGGCTACACCTGCCTGATCCCGATGTACCGCAACGACATCGGGGCACCCCCGTCGTCGGACGGGCGCTACAGCCTCGGCCTGTCCGAGTGGCGCGACATCGACGCCGCGATGCGGTATGCCCTCGCGCACGGCGCCCGGCGGCTCGTCCTGCTCGGGTGGTCCATGGGCGGCGCGATCGTGCTGCAGGCGCTCAACCGCTCCGACGTCGCGCACCGGGTGCAGCGGGTCGTGCTCAACGGGCCGGTCATCGACTGGGGATCGGTGCTGGCGCACCAGGCCGACCTGCACTTCATCCCCCGGCCCATCGAACAGCTGGCCCGCAGCCTGCTGCGCAGCAAGGCCTCCCGTCACCTGCTGCGGGTCGCAGAGCCGGTCGACGTCGCGGCGACCAACTGGGTGGACCGGGCCGACGAGGTCAGCCACCGCATGTTCATCATCCACTCGATGACCGACGAGACGGTGCCCTACGGCCCCTCGCAGGACCTCGCCCGGCGCCGCCCGGGTCTGGTGCAGACCTTCGTCTGGCCCCAGGCGCGGCACTGCCAGGAGTGGAACACCAACCCCTCGCTCTGGGAGGACCTCGTCGCCTCCTTCGTGCGCTGA
- a CDS encoding dihydrofolate reductase family protein — protein MGALQLARGPLTEDELDAWYALPEDHPADTAWVRGSFIATLDGRATGPDGRSGGLNEGSEGDHAAFEAGRRWAEAVVVGAGTARAEGYAPLEGCLLVVVTRSGDVPASLRDHPDVLVVGGDGEDVGPERVLAAIRDRGLHRVVVEGGSALFGPWVAAGAVDELCVTVRPVLAGGEAPSLVPADVQLPQLVGEATHLIEWDGDLLLRTRLR, from the coding sequence ATGGGAGCACTTCAGCTGGCCCGCGGGCCGCTCACCGAGGACGAGCTGGACGCGTGGTACGCCCTGCCCGAGGACCACCCGGCCGACACGGCCTGGGTGCGGGGCAGCTTCATCGCGACGCTGGACGGCCGGGCCACCGGCCCGGACGGCCGCAGCGGTGGGCTCAACGAGGGCTCGGAGGGTGATCACGCCGCCTTCGAGGCGGGGCGCCGCTGGGCAGAGGCGGTCGTGGTCGGTGCCGGCACCGCGCGGGCGGAGGGCTACGCGCCGCTCGAGGGGTGTCTGCTGGTCGTGGTGACGCGGTCCGGCGACGTGCCGGCGTCGCTGCGCGACCACCCGGACGTCCTGGTGGTCGGCGGCGACGGCGAGGACGTCGGTCCCGAGCGTGTCCTGGCGGCGATACGTGACCGCGGGCTCCACCGGGTCGTGGTCGAGGGTGGCTCGGCCCTCTTCGGCCCGTGGGTCGCGGCCGGAGCGGTCGACGAGCTGTGCGTCACGGTCCGGCCGGTGCTCGCCGGTGGCGAGGCTCCCTCGCTGGTGCCCGCGGACGTGCAGCTCCCCCAGCTGGTCGGCGAGGCCACCCACCTCATCGAGTGGGACGGCGACCTGCTCCTGCGGACCCGGCTGCGCTGA
- the glgX gene encoding glycogen debranching protein GlgX: protein MELWPGSAYPLGATFDGTGTNFALFSEHATAVDLCLINDRAIETTVPLTEVDAHVWHGYIPNCQPGQRYGFRVHGPYEPSEGHRFNPHKLLLDPYAKAIAGQIRGHQGLFAYDFGDPTSYNTDDSALHTMTSVVVNPFFDWGHDRPPRHAYHDSVIYEAHVKGLTMNHPEVPPEIRGTYAGVAHPAVVEHLTSLGVTAVELLPVHQFVDDPHLQDKGLSNYWGYNTIGFLAPHNGYSAYGHRGQQVTEFKSMVKTLHEAGIEVILDVVYNHTAEGNHLGPTLSFRGIDNASYYRLVDYDKAHYYDTTGTGNSLLMRSPHVLQLIMDSLRYWVTEMHVDGFRFDLAATLARQFHEVDKLSAFFDIVQQDPIISQVKLIAEPWDLGDGGYQVGNFPPLWTEWNGKYRDTVRDYWRGAPATMGEFASRITGSSDLYEQSGRRPYASINFVVAHDGFTLADLVSYNEKHNEANGEGGADGEDHNRSWNSGVEGPTDDPEVCALRLRQQKNFLATLMLSQGVPMLAHGDEMGRTQHGNNNVYAQDNEIAWMDWDLDPRQAELLDFTSRLIALRREHPAFGRRRFYAGDAEHGGQSELGDIQWYSPGGEIMTEERWHSREQAVMVFLNGEAISERDERGRPVTDDHFLLLFNGHHEPVDFTVPDGMNTPTWQVVVDTSGDDLDDVPWETGGTRQMPARAVVVLQATPRPGLADG from the coding sequence ATGGAACTCTGGCCCGGATCGGCCTACCCGCTCGGCGCGACCTTCGACGGCACCGGCACGAACTTCGCGCTCTTCTCCGAGCACGCGACCGCTGTCGACCTCTGCCTCATCAACGACCGCGCGATCGAGACCACGGTCCCCCTCACCGAGGTCGACGCGCACGTGTGGCACGGCTACATCCCCAACTGCCAGCCGGGCCAGCGCTACGGCTTCCGGGTGCACGGTCCCTACGAGCCCTCAGAGGGCCACCGTTTCAACCCGCACAAGCTGCTGCTGGACCCCTACGCCAAGGCGATCGCCGGCCAGATCCGCGGCCACCAGGGACTGTTCGCCTACGACTTCGGCGACCCGACCTCATACAACACCGACGACTCCGCCCTGCACACGATGACCTCGGTCGTGGTCAACCCGTTCTTCGACTGGGGCCACGACCGGCCGCCCCGTCACGCCTACCACGACAGCGTCATCTACGAGGCGCACGTCAAGGGTCTGACGATGAACCACCCGGAGGTGCCCCCGGAGATCCGCGGGACGTATGCGGGGGTCGCGCACCCGGCCGTGGTCGAGCACCTGACCAGCCTCGGGGTCACCGCCGTGGAGCTGCTGCCGGTGCACCAGTTCGTCGACGACCCGCACCTGCAGGACAAGGGGTTGTCCAACTACTGGGGCTACAACACGATCGGCTTCCTCGCGCCGCACAACGGCTACTCCGCCTACGGTCACCGCGGCCAGCAGGTCACCGAGTTCAAGTCGATGGTCAAGACGCTGCACGAGGCCGGCATCGAGGTCATCCTCGACGTCGTCTACAACCACACCGCCGAGGGCAACCACCTGGGCCCGACGCTGTCCTTCCGCGGCATCGACAACGCCAGCTACTACCGGCTCGTCGACTACGACAAGGCGCACTACTACGACACGACGGGCACCGGCAACAGCCTGCTCATGCGCTCCCCGCACGTGCTGCAGCTCATCATGGACAGCCTGCGCTACTGGGTCACCGAGATGCACGTGGACGGCTTCCGCTTCGACCTCGCGGCGACGCTCGCCCGGCAGTTCCACGAGGTCGACAAGCTCTCCGCCTTCTTCGACATCGTCCAGCAGGACCCGATCATCTCCCAGGTCAAGCTCATCGCCGAGCCGTGGGACCTCGGTGACGGCGGCTACCAGGTGGGCAACTTCCCGCCGCTGTGGACCGAGTGGAACGGCAAGTACCGCGACACCGTGCGCGACTACTGGCGGGGCGCCCCGGCGACGATGGGCGAGTTCGCCTCGCGCATCACCGGCTCCAGCGACCTCTACGAGCAGAGCGGCCGCCGCCCATATGCCTCGATCAACTTCGTCGTCGCGCACGACGGGTTCACGCTCGCCGACCTCGTGTCCTACAACGAGAAGCACAACGAGGCCAACGGCGAGGGCGGCGCCGACGGCGAGGACCACAACCGCTCCTGGAACAGCGGGGTGGAGGGCCCGACCGACGACCCGGAGGTCTGCGCGCTGCGGCTGCGGCAGCAGAAGAACTTCCTCGCCACCCTCATGCTGAGCCAGGGCGTGCCGATGCTGGCGCACGGTGACGAGATGGGCCGCACCCAGCACGGCAACAACAACGTCTACGCGCAGGACAACGAGATCGCCTGGATGGACTGGGACCTCGACCCGCGCCAGGCCGAGCTGCTCGACTTCACCTCACGGCTCATCGCGCTGCGCCGCGAGCACCCCGCCTTCGGACGCCGCCGGTTCTACGCCGGCGATGCGGAGCACGGCGGGCAGAGCGAGCTCGGCGACATCCAGTGGTACTCCCCCGGCGGCGAGATCATGACCGAGGAGCGGTGGCACAGCCGCGAGCAGGCGGTCATGGTCTTCCTCAACGGCGAGGCCATCAGCGAGCGGGACGAGCGGGGCCGGCCGGTCACCGACGACCACTTCCTCCTCCTCTTCAACGGCCACCACGAGCCGGTCGACTTCACCGTGCCGGACGGGATGAACACCCCGACCTGGCAGGTCGTCGTCGACACCAGCGGCGACGACCTCGACGACGTGCCGTGGGAGACCGGCGGCACGCGGCAGATGCCGGCGCGCGCGGTCGTCGTGCTCCAGGCCACGCCGCGGCCCGGGCTCGCCGACGGCTGA